In Candidatus Promineifilum breve, one genomic interval encodes:
- a CDS encoding response regulator transcription factor, whose protein sequence is MSKTILVVDDMESLRTMVKAYLTQEGFRVVTAANGREALFVARQERPDLIILDLMMPELSGYDFINAYAREGDAPIIVLTAKVEESDKVLGLELGADDYLTKPFSMRELTARIRAVLRRLDKNTGAAPAAVLRAGDLALDRSSRTVMVGATAADLTPSEFDLLATLLSSPGRVFSRLELLDKLQGDAYEGYERTIDVHIRNLRTKIEPDPRNPRYVVTVYGIGYRLAADPTPVV, encoded by the coding sequence ATGAGCAAGACGATTTTGGTAGTTGATGACATGGAGAGCTTGCGGACGATGGTGAAAGCCTATCTGACGCAAGAGGGGTTCCGCGTGGTGACGGCGGCCAACGGCCGCGAGGCCCTCTTTGTGGCCCGCCAGGAGCGCCCCGACCTGATCATCCTCGATCTGATGATGCCCGAACTGAGCGGCTACGACTTCATCAACGCCTATGCCCGCGAGGGTGACGCGCCCATCATCGTCCTGACGGCCAAGGTGGAAGAGAGCGACAAAGTGCTGGGGCTGGAACTGGGCGCCGACGATTACCTGACCAAGCCGTTCAGTATGCGCGAATTGACGGCCCGCATCCGCGCCGTGTTGCGCCGCCTGGACAAGAACACGGGCGCCGCGCCGGCGGCCGTGTTGCGCGCCGGTGACCTGGCCCTCGACCGCAGCAGCCGCACGGTGATGGTCGGCGCGACGGCGGCCGACCTGACCCCCTCGGAATTCGACCTGCTGGCGACCCTGCTGTCCTCGCCGGGGCGGGTGTTTTCGCGGCTGGAGCTGCTGGATAAGCTGCAAGGCGACGCCTACGAAGGCTATGAGCGCACCATCGACGTCCACATTCGCAATCTGCGCACCAAAATCGAACCCGACCCGCGCAACCCGCGCTACGTCGTCACCGTCTATGGCATCGGCTACCGGCTGGCGGCCGACCCGACGCCGGTTGTCTAA
- a CDS encoding sensor histidine kinase: MRSLALKLTLAFLVVGLTGAILVAAFVGRLTRQEFNEFVIDRYQTDLLADATDYYAANGTWEGVESSLYWRRGPGQDYGNGGGEGEGDGAVSNGKMQPPIAVIDRDGNVVFNNLPDGLGDGGNVAAGNDDITALPVEVDGSEVGTIYFVNRPGAGNERETPEADFLAGVDRAILWSAVAAAGLALLLGVILARTISRPVQELTAATKVLAGGDLGHQVPVRTGDEIGQLAQSFNQMSADLAHSNQLRRQMTADIAHDLRTPLSVILGYSEALADGKLPGMPETYTAMHVQAQHLNRLIEDLRTLSLADAGQLSLMRRPVNPQGLLEHTALAYLPAAESRGISISVEGEAVKPVSVDPDRLLQVLGNLVGNALRHTPDGGRVILSAARANGHLLLRVQDNGPGIPAEDLPHIFDRFYRGDTARQSDGASGLGLAIARSLIEAHDGRIAVENAPGGGALFTISIPTTDPTHTIDPA, encoded by the coding sequence ATGCGCTCACTGGCCCTCAAACTCACGCTGGCCTTTTTGGTCGTCGGCCTCACCGGGGCGATCCTGGTGGCGGCCTTTGTCGGCCGCCTGACCCGCCAGGAGTTCAATGAGTTTGTCATCGACCGCTATCAGACCGATCTGTTGGCCGATGCAACCGACTACTACGCCGCCAACGGTACGTGGGAAGGGGTCGAGAGTTCGCTGTATTGGCGACGTGGCCCCGGCCAGGATTATGGCAATGGTGGCGGCGAGGGCGAGGGCGACGGCGCGGTCTCGAATGGCAAGATGCAGCCGCCCATCGCGGTCATCGACCGGGACGGCAACGTCGTCTTCAATAACCTGCCCGACGGATTGGGCGACGGTGGCAACGTCGCTGCCGGGAATGACGACATCACCGCGTTGCCGGTCGAAGTGGACGGGAGCGAAGTCGGCACGATCTACTTCGTGAACCGCCCCGGCGCGGGCAACGAGCGCGAGACGCCGGAGGCCGACTTCCTGGCCGGGGTTGACCGGGCCATCCTGTGGAGCGCGGTGGCCGCCGCCGGGCTGGCCCTGTTGCTGGGCGTCATCCTGGCCCGCACCATCTCCCGCCCGGTGCAGGAATTGACCGCGGCCACGAAAGTGCTGGCCGGCGGCGACCTGGGCCATCAGGTGCCGGTGCGCACCGGCGACGAGATCGGCCAACTGGCGCAGTCGTTCAATCAGATGAGCGCCGATCTGGCCCATTCCAATCAGTTGCGCCGCCAGATGACGGCCGACATCGCCCACGATCTGCGCACGCCGCTGAGCGTCATCCTGGGCTACTCCGAGGCGCTGGCCGACGGCAAGCTGCCGGGGATGCCGGAGACCTACACGGCGATGCACGTGCAGGCGCAACACCTGAACCGGCTCATCGAGGATTTGCGCACGCTGTCGCTGGCCGACGCCGGGCAACTGTCGTTGATGCGCCGGCCGGTCAATCCGCAAGGGCTGCTGGAGCATACGGCGCTGGCCTATCTGCCGGCGGCCGAAAGTCGCGGCATCTCCATCAGCGTGGAAGGCGAGGCGGTCAAGCCGGTGTCGGTTGACCCGGATCGGCTGCTGCAAGTCTTGGGCAATCTGGTCGGCAATGCGCTGCGCCACACGCCGGATGGCGGCCGGGTCATCCTGTCGGCGGCGCGGGCCAACGGCCACCTGTTGTTGCGGGTGCAGGACAATGGCCCCGGCATCCCGGCCGAAGACCTGCCGCATATCTTCGACCGCTTCTATCGCGGCGACACGGCGCGCCAATCGGACGGCGCGTCGGGGCTGGGCCTGGCCATCGCCCGCTCGCTCATCGAGGCCCACGACGGCCGCATCGCCGTTGAGAACGCCCCCGGCGGCGGGGCGCTGTTCACCATTTCGATCCCCACGACCGATCCCACCCACACCATCGACCCCGCCTGA
- the ppk1 gene encoding polyphosphate kinase 1 has product MDLRDPSLYINRELSNIEFNRRVLHETQAEHPLLELVKFLAIFHSNMDEFFMVRVSGLKQQFKLGLTTTSPDGLLPREQLANIHRTLTQLFAESNVIWREQLYPKLAETNIHVLRYEELTKSQRNKLRLYFEREIFPVLTPFASDPSRPFPHISNLSLNLAVQVRNPKTGELHFARVKVPPPLPRLVPLKRFDPDQLSTPAVQKFVWSEEIIAANLDRLFSGMEIVAAYPFRVTRNSDMELQEEEADDLLLMMEDNLRQRHFGTVVRLEIDESMPTEVRNILISNLEVDSYDVYTTNGPLGLSSLWELHRLDRPDLKDRPFTPSTPPPLQNVRGSIFSVLRQRDILLHHPYDSFAPVVNLLEVAADDPDVLAIKTTLYRVGGNPPVVEALKKARLNNKQVAAVVELKARFDEETNIHWAQELESVGVHVAYGLIGLKTHCKVTLIVRREREGIRRYVHLSSGNYNSTTARLYTDFGFMSHDETLADDASDLFNFLTGYSRQESFRKFLVAPVSIRPRLLEFIRRETELGPNGRIIIKCNSLVDGEFIRNLYKASQAGVKIDLIIRGVCGLRPGIKGISDNIQVMSIVGRFLEHSRIYYFHNDGSPSLYMGSADIMPRNLDRRVEVLFPIEDPAMQSHIMENVLAVSLRDTAKSHILQSDGRYIPRRYLLDGDGPLFSSQAWFLSQKDSPPADYF; this is encoded by the coding sequence ATGGATCTGCGCGACCCCAGCCTCTACATCAACCGCGAACTCAGCAATATCGAGTTCAATCGCCGCGTGTTGCACGAGACGCAGGCCGAGCACCCGCTGCTGGAACTGGTCAAGTTTCTGGCGATCTTCCATAGCAATATGGATGAATTTTTCATGGTGCGCGTCTCCGGGCTGAAGCAGCAGTTCAAGTTGGGCCTGACCACGACCTCGCCCGACGGCTTGCTGCCGCGCGAACAACTGGCGAATATCCATCGCACGTTGACCCAACTCTTCGCCGAGTCGAACGTCATCTGGCGCGAGCAACTCTATCCCAAGCTGGCGGAAACCAACATCCACGTCCTGCGCTACGAGGAGCTGACCAAGTCGCAACGCAACAAGCTGCGCCTCTATTTCGAGCGCGAGATCTTCCCGGTGCTGACGCCGTTTGCCTCTGACCCCAGCCGGCCGTTTCCCCATATCTCCAACCTCAGTCTCAACCTGGCCGTCCAGGTGCGCAACCCCAAAACCGGCGAACTGCATTTCGCCCGCGTCAAGGTTCCGCCGCCCCTGCCCCGGCTGGTGCCGCTGAAGCGCTTCGACCCCGACCAGCTTTCCACGCCCGCGGTGCAGAAGTTCGTCTGGTCGGAGGAGATCATCGCCGCCAATCTGGATCGTCTCTTTTCGGGCATGGAGATCGTGGCCGCCTATCCCTTCCGGGTGACGCGCAACAGCGACATGGAGTTGCAGGAGGAGGAGGCCGACGATCTGCTGCTGATGATGGAAGACAACCTGCGCCAGCGCCATTTCGGCACGGTCGTGCGCCTGGAGATCGACGAAAGTATGCCCACCGAGGTGCGCAACATCCTCATCTCCAATCTGGAAGTCGATTCCTACGACGTCTACACTACCAACGGCCCGCTGGGTCTCAGCAGCTTGTGGGAGCTGCACCGGCTGGATCGACCCGACCTGAAGGATCGTCCCTTCACGCCCAGCACGCCGCCGCCGTTGCAGAATGTGCGCGGCAGCATTTTCAGCGTCCTGCGCCAGCGCGATATTCTGCTGCATCACCCCTATGATAGTTTCGCGCCGGTCGTCAACCTGCTGGAGGTGGCCGCCGACGACCCCGACGTGCTGGCGATCAAGACGACGCTCTACCGCGTGGGCGGCAACCCGCCGGTGGTGGAGGCGCTCAAGAAGGCGCGGCTCAACAACAAGCAGGTGGCGGCCGTGGTCGAACTAAAGGCCCGCTTCGACGAGGAGACCAACATCCATTGGGCGCAGGAACTGGAAAGCGTGGGCGTCCACGTGGCCTATGGATTGATTGGCCTGAAGACCCATTGCAAGGTGACGCTCATCGTGCGCCGCGAGCGCGAAGGCATCCGCCGCTACGTCCATCTCTCCAGCGGCAACTACAACAGCACCACGGCCCGGCTCTACACCGATTTCGGCTTTATGAGCCACGACGAGACGCTGGCCGACGACGCCAGCGATCTGTTCAACTTCCTGACCGGCTATTCGCGCCAGGAATCGTTTCGCAAGTTCCTGGTGGCCCCGGTCAGCATCCGGCCGCGCCTGCTGGAGTTCATCCGCCGCGAGACGGAGCTGGGGCCGAACGGGCGCATCATCATCAAGTGCAACTCGCTGGTCGACGGCGAGTTCATCCGCAACCTCTACAAGGCGTCGCAGGCGGGCGTGAAGATCGATCTGATCATTCGCGGCGTCTGCGGTCTGCGGCCGGGCATCAAGGGCATCAGCGATAACATCCAGGTGATGAGTATCGTCGGCCGCTTCCTGGAGCATTCGCGCATCTACTACTTCCATAACGACGGCAGCCCGTCCCTCTACATGGGCAGCGCCGACATCATGCCGCGCAATCTGGACCGGCGGGTCGAGGTGCTGTTCCCCATCGAGGACCCGGCCATGCAAAGCCACATCATGGAGAACGTGCTGGCCGTCTCTCTGCGCGACACGGCCAAGAGCCACATTCTGCAAAGCGACGGCCGCTACATCCCGCGCCGCTACCTGCTCGACGGCGATGGCCCGCTCTTTAGCAGCCAGGCGTGGTTCCTGAGCCAGAAGGACTCACCGCCCGCCGACTACTTCTAG
- a CDS encoding ATP-binding protein produces the protein MLDRTQLQEAIAVLSAERARLGETVVATTLAVLRERARTAPLPLGAPPAAAEPSEQRKQVTILFAAIDGLTRLSTAPNTEKLRQIDLLWRRLDEIIYSHGGIVDKHMGDVVMGIFGAPLARENDPERAVQCGLALREAIDELVELDPERFGDGDRAGRPIIRVGINTGQVSLGRVGSDADQTVIGDAVNVASRLKDATGEAGIYISQDTYRLVRHSFLVAPLGEVVVKGRQTPVIVYRVVGPQPRLFFTGSEGVEGVVVPMIGRQPEMAALRAALEETAQTGRGRLITIVGDAGVGKSRLLREFHRRLDEFPLKPTLFQGRAEQRLTQVPYGLVRDMLIRHFGIAENDRAATIQERIVAGLAANLPPSRRVTRSAGLRDRALAIGRLTGLSLPAAPLRDWAGPEDSTHRERAVTTLLDYFQAVSRRSAATVFFVEDIHWADEDSLDLLQRLAALTAEAPLLIICLTRPMLFERRAWPGAAAGAAETLPLSPLSEADSRELVLTILRKLPQIPPALSDLIVQSAAGNPFYVEELVRVLIEDGVIIPTDEAWHVRPRELTRLRVPATLTGVLQARLDRLPEIERVTLQQAAVIGDDFWAEAVQQMNAVARFPLAEAQVAAALEALARRDMIYRASATALPGGPAYLFKHAVLREVAYESVLLRDRLIYHLQAARWLETQSADRAAEYAAPIAQHYEAAGRAADAAHHYEIAAGRAAEQFKIGPAIGYYRKVLELLKDQPQHLDTRLAVLNRLGRALWQEGRLVEALDTYRAMHDSAQRDGNLLAQARAENAQAAVLLELDDGIQAAAVAVRAEELARLGGAELEVVRALLLQSEAAGLRGDARAAVRAAHAAVERGRALDAPRETAYGLALLALHAPAGDDDEEGRAALAELAALSDTPAERHRPADAAYVLAHRGWLALELGHAAEARALLQQALAGQRAEGDQQAAAETLRRLGLAACRLGENAAAGDYLEEAAALAEATGSRYLRLRCRLAMGEALLAQEHYPAAEATLRQVIATAEDARLLGRWRELPHAYRLLVRVLREQGRHDEAALLENKKT, from the coding sequence ATGCTCGACCGCACGCAACTCCAGGAAGCGATCGCCGTCCTATCGGCCGAACGCGCCCGTTTGGGCGAGACGGTCGTGGCGACGACACTGGCCGTCTTGCGCGAGAGAGCGCGCACGGCCCCCCTGCCGCTCGGCGCGCCCCCGGCGGCGGCCGAGCCGAGCGAGCAGCGCAAGCAGGTGACCATCCTCTTCGCCGCCATCGACGGCCTGACCCGGCTGAGCACGGCCCCCAACACGGAAAAATTGCGCCAGATCGATCTGCTTTGGCGGCGTCTGGACGAGATCATCTATAGCCACGGCGGCATCGTCGATAAACACATGGGCGATGTCGTCATGGGCATCTTCGGCGCGCCGCTGGCCCGCGAGAACGATCCCGAGCGGGCGGTGCAATGCGGGCTGGCCCTGCGCGAGGCGATTGACGAACTGGTGGAGCTCGACCCGGAGCGGTTCGGTGACGGCGACCGGGCGGGGCGGCCGATCATCCGGGTGGGCATCAACACCGGCCAGGTCTCGCTGGGGCGCGTGGGTTCCGACGCCGACCAGACGGTCATCGGCGACGCGGTCAACGTCGCCAGCCGGCTGAAGGACGCCACGGGCGAGGCGGGCATCTACATCTCGCAGGATACCTACCGGCTGGTGCGCCACTCCTTCCTCGTTGCCCCGCTTGGCGAAGTGGTGGTGAAGGGGCGGCAGACGCCGGTCATTGTCTATCGCGTCGTCGGCCCCCAGCCGCGCCTGTTCTTCACCGGCAGCGAGGGGGTCGAGGGCGTCGTCGTGCCGATGATCGGCCGCCAGCCGGAGATGGCCGCACTGCGGGCCGCGCTGGAAGAGACGGCGCAGACGGGGCGCGGCCGGCTGATCACCATCGTGGGCGACGCGGGCGTGGGCAAATCGCGCCTGTTGCGCGAATTCCACCGCCGCCTCGACGAGTTTCCGCTGAAGCCGACGCTGTTTCAGGGGCGGGCCGAGCAGCGGTTGACCCAGGTGCCCTATGGTCTGGTGCGCGATATGCTCATCCGCCATTTCGGCATCGCCGAGAACGACCGCGCGGCAACGATTCAGGAGCGTATCGTCGCCGGTCTGGCCGCGAATCTGCCGCCCTCGCGGCGCGTCACCCGTAGCGCCGGCTTGCGCGACCGGGCGCTGGCGATCGGCCGACTGACCGGCCTGAGCCTGCCCGCCGCACCGCTGCGCGACTGGGCCGGGCCGGAGGACAGCACCCACCGCGAGCGGGCCGTCACCACCCTGCTGGATTATTTCCAGGCCGTCAGCCGGCGTTCGGCGGCGACCGTCTTCTTTGTGGAGGACATCCATTGGGCCGATGAGGATTCGTTGGATCTGTTGCAACGGCTGGCGGCGCTGACGGCAGAGGCCCCCTTGTTGATCATCTGTCTGACGCGGCCGATGCTGTTCGAGCGCCGCGCCTGGCCGGGGGCGGCGGCCGGCGCGGCCGAGACCCTGCCGCTGTCGCCGCTGAGCGAGGCCGACAGCCGCGAATTGGTGCTCACCATCCTGCGCAAGCTGCCGCAGATACCGCCGGCCCTGTCGGACCTGATCGTTCAATCGGCGGCGGGCAACCCGTTCTACGTCGAGGAACTGGTGCGGGTGCTCATCGAGGACGGGGTCATCATTCCCACCGACGAGGCGTGGCACGTGCGGCCGCGCGAACTGACCCGCCTGCGCGTGCCGGCCACGCTGACCGGCGTGCTCCAGGCCCGGCTCGACCGGCTGCCCGAAATCGAACGCGTCACGTTGCAGCAGGCGGCGGTCATCGGCGATGATTTCTGGGCCGAGGCGGTGCAACAGATGAACGCCGTAGCCCGTTTCCCGCTGGCCGAGGCGCAGGTGGCCGCCGCCCTCGAGGCACTGGCGCGGCGCGATATGATCTATCGCGCGTCGGCGACCGCGCTGCCCGGCGGCCCGGCGTACCTGTTCAAACACGCCGTCTTGCGCGAGGTGGCCTACGAGAGCGTCCTGTTGCGCGACCGGCTGATCTACCACTTGCAGGCGGCGCGCTGGCTGGAAACCCAGAGCGCCGACCGGGCGGCCGAATACGCCGCGCCCATCGCCCAGCATTACGAGGCCGCCGGTCGCGCCGCCGACGCCGCCCACCACTACGAGATCGCCGCCGGCCGCGCCGCCGAACAATTCAAGATCGGCCCGGCCATCGGCTATTACCGCAAGGTGCTGGAGTTGCTGAAGGATCAACCGCAACACCTCGATACCCGCCTGGCGGTGCTGAACCGGCTGGGGCGCGCCCTGTGGCAGGAAGGGCGGCTGGTCGAGGCGCTGGACACCTATCGGGCCATGCACGACAGCGCGCAACGTGATGGTAACCTGTTGGCCCAGGCGCGCGCCGAAAACGCTCAGGCGGCCGTGCTGTTGGAACTGGACGACGGCATCCAGGCGGCGGCGGTGGCGGTCCGCGCCGAGGAGTTGGCCCGCCTGGGCGGGGCCGAACTGGAAGTGGTGCGGGCGCTGCTCTTGCAGAGCGAGGCGGCCGGTCTGCGGGGGGATGCCCGCGCCGCCGTCCGCGCCGCCCACGCCGCCGTGGAGCGCGGCCGGGCGCTGGACGCGCCGCGCGAGACGGCCTACGGTCTGGCGCTGCTGGCGCTTCATGCCCCGGCCGGCGATGACGATGAAGAAGGGCGGGCGGCTTTGGCCGAACTGGCGGCGTTGAGCGATACGCCGGCCGAGCGCCATCGCCCGGCCGATGCCGCCTACGTGCTGGCCCACCGGGGTTGGTTGGCGCTGGAACTGGGCCACGCCGCCGAGGCCCGCGCGTTACTCCAGCAGGCGCTGGCCGGGCAACGGGCCGAGGGCGACCAACAGGCCGCGGCCGAGACGCTGCGCCGGCTGGGGCTGGCCGCCTGTCGTCTGGGGGAAAATGCCGCCGCCGGCGACTACCTGGAAGAGGCCGCGGCGCTGGCCGAGGCCACCGGCAGCCGCTATTTGCGCCTGCGCTGCCGGCTGGCGATGGGCGAGGCGCTGCTGGCCCAGGAGCACTACCCGGCGGCCGAGGCCACGCTGCGCCAGGTGATCGCCACCGCCGAAGACGCGCGGCTGCTCGGCCGCTGGCGCGAGCTACCCCACGCCTATCGCCTGCTGGTGAGGGTGCTGCGGGAACAGGGGCGGCACGATGAGGCCGCGCTGCTGGAGAATAAAAAGACCTGA
- a CDS encoding CapA family protein — protein sequence MGTAGCTATPTQPSPLPTIDLAVPPPTPPIASPSGAINPPLSGLQPTPTLAALTDGSLPTAATGGTNPQPPPTATTAPAVIDPAAAANAQYTLSAAPGVPADLVAAAQAVAAANPDLFAWVEGDPAADVRLTVNDGAPLAHWLYVVAAPFATVADDTTWPAVTAGWASGASELGRLMVDPTTDAALSAVWGPSGGAEIVSDVLIADDFIGAVWAARPAWIIVPFEQLRPEWKVIRLDGRSPLTHDFSGDGYPLALPMTVTGNAAAVEEFLAHWAGPATNRDPAKLTRVAMSGVTALVRATAAEMEENGILWPGEEVGPVLQAADIAHVSNEVSFAADCPFPDPFGGTTFCSRDPYFELLTHLGIDVIELTGNHLNDYGRDPLSRSLDMYAAAGMQWFGGGRDLADAGRAAVFEHNGNRIAFVGCNPVGPPNDWALADAAGSRPCGDDLTAQIAQLRAEGYTVLATLQYIEHYLYNAPPDQQAAFSALAAAGANAVSGSQAHHAQGFAFENGAFIHYGPGNLFFDQMDMMGTRQTFVDTYVVYDNRLIGVELWTGLIESWARPRLMTPEERADLLQTVFQASGW from the coding sequence ATGGGAACCGCCGGTTGCACAGCCACCCCCACCCAACCTTCCCCCCTCCCCACCATTGACCTGGCCGTTCCGCCGCCCACGCCGCCGATCGCCTCGCCGTCCGGGGCGATCAACCCGCCGCTAAGCGGCCTGCAACCCACGCCGACGTTGGCCGCGCTGACCGACGGTTCCCTGCCCACGGCGGCCACCGGCGGGACGAACCCGCAACCGCCGCCGACCGCGACCACCGCCCCGGCCGTGATTGACCCCGCCGCCGCGGCGAACGCCCAATACACGCTGTCGGCCGCGCCGGGCGTGCCGGCCGATCTTGTCGCCGCCGCCCAGGCCGTGGCCGCCGCCAATCCTGATCTTTTCGCCTGGGTCGAGGGCGACCCGGCGGCCGACGTGCGCCTGACGGTCAACGACGGCGCGCCGCTGGCCCATTGGCTCTACGTCGTCGCCGCCCCCTTTGCCACCGTGGCCGACGACACCACCTGGCCGGCCGTCACCGCCGGCTGGGCCTCCGGCGCGTCCGAACTGGGCCGGCTCATGGTTGACCCAACCACCGATGCCGCCCTGAGCGCCGTCTGGGGGCCGTCGGGCGGCGCAGAGATCGTGAGCGATGTCCTCATCGCCGACGACTTCATCGGCGCGGTCTGGGCTGCCCGGCCGGCATGGATCATCGTGCCCTTTGAGCAATTGCGGCCGGAATGGAAGGTGATTCGCCTCGACGGCCGCTCGCCCCTGACCCACGACTTCAGCGGCGACGGCTACCCGCTGGCCCTGCCCATGACCGTGACCGGCAACGCAGCGGCGGTCGAGGAATTCCTGGCCCATTGGGCCGGCCCGGCCACCAACCGCGACCCGGCCAAACTGACCCGCGTCGCCATGAGCGGCGTCACGGCCCTGGTGCGGGCCACGGCGGCCGAGATGGAAGAAAACGGCATCCTCTGGCCGGGCGAGGAGGTCGGCCCGGTGTTGCAAGCGGCCGACATCGCCCACGTCAGCAACGAAGTGTCGTTCGCCGCCGATTGCCCCTTCCCCGATCCCTTTGGCGGCACGACCTTTTGCTCGCGCGACCCGTATTTCGAGCTACTGACCCATCTGGGCATCGACGTGATCGAACTGACCGGCAACCATCTGAACGACTACGGCCGCGACCCGCTGTCGCGCTCGCTGGATATGTATGCCGCGGCGGGGATGCAGTGGTTCGGCGGCGGGCGCGACCTGGCCGACGCCGGGCGGGCGGCCGTGTTCGAGCACAACGGCAACCGCATCGCCTTTGTGGGCTGCAACCCCGTCGGCCCGCCCAACGATTGGGCCTTGGCCGACGCCGCCGGCTCCCGCCCCTGTGGCGACGACCTGACGGCCCAGATCGCCCAACTGCGGGCCGAGGGCTATACCGTCCTGGCGACGCTGCAATACATCGAGCATTACCTCTACAACGCCCCGCCCGACCAGCAGGCGGCCTTCTCGGCGCTGGCCGCGGCCGGGGCCAATGCCGTCTCCGGCAGCCAGGCCCACCACGCCCAGGGCTTCGCCTTCGAGAACGGCGCGTTTATCCACTACGGGCCGGGCAATCTCTTCTTCGACCAGATGGACATGATGGGCACGCGCCAGACGTTCGTCGATACTTACGTGGTCTACGACAACCGGCTCATCGGCGTGGAGCTATGGACGGGGCTGATCGAGAGTTGGGCCAGGCCCCGCCTGATGACGCCCGAAGAGCGCGCCGACCTGTTGCAGACCGTCTTTCAGGCCAGTGGCTGGTAG